A single Lactuca sativa cultivar Salinas chromosome 8, Lsat_Salinas_v11, whole genome shotgun sequence DNA region contains:
- the LOC111877828 gene encoding uncharacterized protein At2g29880-like, whose product MIKQEASGSEKEQVKWSDKLDYAYIQTMIKQQETGNRVNGSFTPTAYAQMVEELNTKHQMDITKSHLKNRYKTLKKHFSQWYDLFRGISLSGFSWNSSTQLIEAEEEVWDNLIKSKPEAASLRTKKIAYFDEMLVLFARDRASGAHVETAKERNARLNKNENIQVETIKEVDDMLANNEIHLENEYVDLDDDIQDVIPPPFSQEQSSGAKECKSKKRKFEDDDEEEDINSKIMKSVDNVAGAIREGNIIFDRAYPREYTGEEIYRELELMGLEPHELPRALNFLATNQAKARILFSCPLQIQMGVLKDMMGARD is encoded by the exons ATGATCAAACAGGAAGCTAGTGGTAGTGAAAAGGAACAAGTTAAATGGTCAGATAAATTGGATTATGCGTACATCCAAACGATGATTAAACAACAAGAGACGGGCAATAGGGTGAATGGTAGTTTCACACCAACTGCATATGCTCAAATGGTTGAGGAGTTGAACACAAAGCATCAAATGGatattaccaaaagtcatttgaAGAATCGCTACAAAaccttaaaaaaacatttttcgcAATGGTACGATCTGTTTAGGGGAATTTCATTGAGCGGGTTCTCTTGGAATTCGTCTACTCAACTAATAGAAGCGGAGGAAGAAGTATGGGATAATTTAATAAAA TCAAAACCTGAGGCTGCGTCGTTAAGGACAAAAAAGATTGCATACTTCGATGAGATGTTGGTATTATTTGCAAGGGATAGGGCATCTGGTGCACATGTTGAAACAGCGAAAGAAAGAAATGCCcgattaaataaaaatgaaaatattcaaGTTGAAACAATTAAAGAAGTTGATGACATGTTAGCTAACAATGAAATTCATTTGGAGAACGAATATGTTGATCTTGATGATGACATTCAGGATGTTATTCCACCTCCTTTTTCTCAAGAACAGTCTTCAGGTGCAAAGGAGTGTAAGAGTAAAAAGAGGAAATTTGAAGACGACGACGAAGAAGAAGATATTAACTCAAAGATAATGAAATCGGTTGATAATGTGGCTGGTGCTATCAGGGAGGGTAATATAATTTTTGATAGAGCTTATCCTCGGGAATATACAGGGGAAGAAATTTATAGAGAATTGGAGTTGATGGGTTTGGAACCCCATGAATTACCGAGGGCTCTAAATTTTTTGGCAACAAATCAAGCAAAAGCTAGGATATTGTTCAGTTGTCCCCTTCAGATACAGATGGGTGTCCTCAAAGATATGATGGGTGCACGTGATTGA